One window of the Shewanella litorisediminis genome contains the following:
- a CDS encoding 2Fe-2S iron-sulfur cluster-binding protein, translating to MTLFFLDNQRFHAESGETVLSALKRLGHPINYSCTKGQCRSCLLRLDEGKIAPKAQKGLEADLKAQQLVYACQCVAKQGMKFSSPAEETYVSARLLDKLSLSEDVTRLVIKPDSDIQYSPGLCTGIRGPEGVGRTYGIAQGQGEGTFAVHVRRKRNGRFSQWLCDEVKVGGSLSLTRPWGRCNYQGTYGSDELIVVAFGTGIGPALGLVQSALESGHQKPISLYHWGKYLDDLYLHRTLLKLMLEHKALHYQGLISAVSDADRIDNHRVRLMEVPQILKERHELGRDKRLFLFGEPDMVAKVTEYAFLCALDMDRIHTQSFEYRDLRRRPRNQDGQ from the coding sequence ATGACGCTGTTTTTTTTGGATAACCAGCGCTTCCATGCCGAATCCGGCGAAACCGTTCTGAGTGCCCTCAAACGCCTCGGCCACCCAATCAATTACTCCTGTACCAAAGGTCAGTGTCGCAGTTGTTTGCTGCGTCTGGACGAAGGCAAGATTGCCCCCAAGGCTCAGAAGGGACTGGAAGCCGACTTGAAAGCGCAGCAGCTGGTGTACGCCTGTCAGTGTGTGGCCAAACAGGGCATGAAATTCAGCAGTCCTGCCGAGGAGACTTATGTCAGTGCGCGGCTCCTTGATAAGCTCAGTCTGAGTGAGGATGTTACCCGCCTGGTGATTAAGCCCGACTCAGATATTCAATACAGTCCCGGACTTTGTACCGGTATTCGTGGCCCCGAAGGCGTGGGGCGCACCTATGGTATTGCGCAGGGGCAGGGTGAAGGCACCTTCGCTGTGCATGTGCGGCGAAAGCGCAATGGTCGCTTCAGTCAGTGGCTGTGCGACGAGGTCAAGGTAGGGGGCAGCTTGTCGCTTACCCGCCCCTGGGGACGTTGTAATTACCAGGGAACCTATGGGAGCGATGAGCTGATTGTGGTGGCCTTTGGCACAGGTATTGGCCCCGCGCTGGGATTGGTGCAATCGGCACTGGAGAGCGGTCATCAAAAGCCAATCAGTCTCTATCATTGGGGCAAGTATCTGGACGACCTTTATCTGCATCGCACCCTGCTTAAGTTGATGCTGGAGCACAAGGCATTGCACTATCAGGGGCTGATTTCGGCCGTGAGTGATGCTGACCGTATCGACAATCACAGGGTCCGCCTGATGGAGGTGCCGCAAATTCTAAAGGAGCGGCACGAGCTTGGCAGAGATAAGCGACTGTTTTTATTCGGTGAGCCCGATATGGTCGCCAAGGTGACCGAATATGCCTTCCTGTGTGCCCTGGACATGGATCGAATACACACCCAATCCTTTGAATACCGCGATCTGCGTCGTCGGCCGAGAAATCAGGACGGGCAATGA
- a CDS encoding DUF1289 domain-containing protein produces the protein MDKLPSPCVRNCCLTEEDICMGCGRSYQEILDWHQANAQRQQMILDKARERLDTLAKARGNPIR, from the coding sequence ATGGATAAGTTACCGTCTCCCTGCGTTCGCAATTGCTGCCTTACCGAAGAGGACATCTGTATGGGTTGCGGGCGCAGCTATCAGGAAATCCTCGATTGGCATCAGGCCAACGCCCAGCGGCAACAGATGATTCTGGATAAGGCCAGGGAGCGGCTTGATACTCTGGCTAAAGCACGGGGCAATCCCATACGTTAA
- a CDS encoding DUF445 domain-containing protein: MNKGLVTNGLAAAVTAAGFAGGQPLLTSVGLFSLSGALTNELAVHMLFEKVPGLYGSGVIPAKFESFKKAIHELMMQQFFTDENIDRFLSDGAGHRALDLSGVIAGVDLTPAFDALVETVAQSSFGGMLAMFGGVEALAPMKAPFEEKMKASLIDIAASDNFHEQLKSALEQPDMLSDFKNQIAQIVQNRLDELTPELVKRLVQDMIREHLGWLVVWGGVFGGLIGLVAGLLQA, from the coding sequence ATGAATAAAGGGCTGGTAACCAATGGGTTGGCCGCGGCCGTTACGGCGGCGGGCTTTGCGGGTGGGCAACCACTGCTGACCTCGGTCGGTCTGTTTTCACTCTCCGGCGCGCTTACCAACGAGCTGGCCGTGCACATGTTGTTTGAAAAAGTGCCCGGGCTTTATGGCTCTGGTGTGATTCCCGCCAAGTTCGAGTCCTTTAAAAAGGCAATTCACGAACTCATGATGCAGCAGTTTTTCACCGACGAAAATATAGACCGCTTTTTGAGTGACGGCGCCGGCCACAGGGCTTTGGACTTATCCGGGGTCATCGCCGGCGTCGATTTAACCCCCGCCTTTGATGCCTTGGTGGAAACGGTGGCCCAGTCGTCCTTTGGTGGTATGTTGGCCATGTTCGGTGGCGTTGAAGCCCTGGCGCCGATGAAGGCTCCCTTCGAAGAAAAAATGAAGGCGTCCCTTATCGACATTGCCGCGTCTGATAATTTCCACGAGCAGCTTAAATCCGCACTGGAACAGCCGGATATGCTGTCAGACTTTAAGAATCAGATAGCGCAGATAGTGCAAAATCGCCTCGATGAACTCACCCCCGAACTGGTCAAACGCCTGGTACAGGACATGATCCGGGAGCATTTGGGCTGGCTTGTGGTGTGGGGCGGTGTGTTTGGCGGTCTCATAGGCCTTGTAGCCGGACTGCTGCAGGCCTAA
- a CDS encoding 5-carboxymethyl-2-hydroxymuconate Delta-isomerase, which yields MPHCIIDFSANVPGYDVAEGLTRACHSAMVASGLFEPASIKTRAHQAEAAKTGEGDDSFIHVNISIMPGRSSEQKRALMDAIAVAIDGVEIQASSLTMEVRELEKAHYFKKLT from the coding sequence GTGCCTCACTGTATTATTGATTTTTCTGCCAATGTTCCCGGTTATGACGTTGCCGAGGGCCTGACGCGTGCCTGCCACAGCGCCATGGTCGCCAGCGGCCTGTTCGAGCCTGCTTCCATTAAAACCCGGGCCCATCAGGCTGAAGCTGCCAAAACCGGGGAGGGCGACGACAGCTTTATCCATGTAAACATCAGCATCATGCCCGGGCGCAGCAGTGAGCAAAAACGGGCACTGATGGACGCGATTGCCGTCGCTATTGATGGCGTGGAGATCCAGGCATCCAGCCTGACCATGGAAGTACGTGAGCTGGAAAAGGCACACTACTTTAAAAAGCTGACCTGA
- a CDS encoding HAD-IIA family hydrolase, producing MKNIICDIDGVLLHDNKLVPGSDKFIHRVLEQGNPLVILTNYPVQTGKDLQNRLEAAGINVPEECFYTAAMATADFLKHQEGSKAFVIGEGALTHELYKAGFTITDINPDFVIVGETRSYNWDMIHKAARFVADGARFIATNPDTHGPAFSPACGALCAPIERITGRKPFYVGKPSSWIVRSALNHINGHSENTVIIGDNMRTDILAGFQAGLETILVLTGVSRLEDIEKEPFRPNHVFNCAGDIDIF from the coding sequence ATGAAAAACATCATCTGTGATATCGACGGAGTACTGCTGCACGACAACAAACTGGTGCCCGGCAGCGACAAATTTATTCATCGGGTGCTGGAGCAAGGCAACCCCCTGGTTATTCTGACCAATTACCCGGTACAAACCGGCAAAGATCTTCAAAACCGCCTCGAAGCCGCGGGCATTAACGTCCCCGAGGAATGCTTTTATACCGCCGCCATGGCCACCGCCGACTTTTTGAAACATCAGGAAGGCAGTAAAGCCTTTGTGATTGGCGAGGGTGCCCTCACCCACGAGCTCTACAAGGCCGGTTTTACCATTACCGACATCAACCCCGACTTTGTGATTGTGGGTGAGACCCGCTCCTACAACTGGGACATGATCCATAAAGCGGCACGGTTTGTTGCCGATGGCGCCCGCTTTATTGCCACCAACCCCGATACCCATGGCCCGGCGTTTTCCCCGGCTTGCGGCGCCCTGTGCGCGCCCATTGAGCGGATCACCGGCCGTAAACCCTTTTATGTGGGTAAACCCAGCAGCTGGATTGTGCGCTCGGCCTTAAACCACATCAACGGCCACTCAGAAAACACGGTTATCATTGGTGACAATATGCGCACCGATATTCTGGCAGGCTTCCAGGCTGGGCTTGAGACCATATTGGTACTCACAGGTGTGAGCCGTCTTGAAGACATAGAGAAAGAGCCTTTCAGGCCCAATCACGTGTTTAATTGTGCCGGTGACATCGATATTTTCTGA
- a CDS encoding VOC family protein, with translation MNRVNTINYLEIPCSKLAESKAFFSAVFGWAFLDYGPEYSCFLDAGIDGGFYQADVSFTAAAGPLLVLYSNDLTAKQEHIMHHGGRIVRSVFSFPGGRRFHFACPSGNEYAVWSE, from the coding sequence ATGAACCGAGTGAACACCATCAACTATCTGGAAATTCCCTGCAGCAAACTGGCTGAGAGCAAGGCCTTTTTCAGTGCCGTTTTTGGCTGGGCATTTCTCGATTATGGCCCCGAATACAGCTGCTTTTTGGATGCCGGTATCGATGGCGGCTTTTATCAGGCCGACGTGAGTTTCACTGCGGCTGCCGGGCCTTTGTTGGTGCTCTACAGCAACGATTTAACGGCGAAGCAGGAGCACATCATGCATCATGGGGGACGCATAGTGCGGTCGGTATTCAGTTTCCCCGGTGGTCGCCGTTTTCACTTTGCCTGTCCCAGTGGCAATGAATATGCCGTTTGGTCTGAATAG
- the purN gene encoding phosphoribosylglycinamide formyltransferase, translating into MSCRVVVLISGSGSNLQAIIDQCQGRSGIELVGVISNKPDAYGLVRAHHAEINTSCVIAQKGEKRADYDARLTAAIEAYQPDLIVLAGFMRILSEGFVSRYLGKMLNIHPSLLPKYTGLDTHQRAIDAGDSEHGASVHFVTPELDAGPVVLQAKVPIYEGDDAQTLAERVHEQEHAIYPLVVKWFAAGRLKMDAHGAYLDGSLIGPGGYAPD; encoded by the coding sequence ATGAGTTGTCGCGTCGTTGTCCTTATCTCCGGCAGTGGCAGTAATCTGCAGGCCATTATTGACCAGTGTCAGGGCCGCAGTGGCATTGAACTGGTTGGCGTTATCAGCAATAAGCCCGACGCCTATGGTTTGGTACGTGCCCACCATGCCGAGATAAATACCAGCTGCGTTATCGCCCAAAAAGGTGAAAAGCGCGCTGACTATGACGCGCGACTCACCGCGGCCATTGAGGCCTATCAGCCCGACCTTATCGTGCTGGCAGGCTTTATGCGTATTCTCAGCGAAGGCTTTGTCAGCCGCTATCTGGGTAAGATGCTGAATATCCACCCTTCGCTGCTGCCCAAGTACACCGGGCTGGATACCCATCAGCGCGCCATTGATGCCGGCGATAGCGAGCATGGTGCCAGTGTGCATTTTGTTACGCCCGAGCTGGATGCCGGTCCCGTGGTGTTACAAGCCAAAGTACCCATCTATGAGGGTGACGACGCTCAGACACTTGCGGAGCGGGTGCATGAGCAGGAACATGCCATCTACCCTCTGGTGGTCAAATGGTTTGCCGCGGGTCGCTTGAAGATGGATGCCCATGGCGCTTATCTTGATGGCAGCCTGATTGGTCCCGGCGGTTACGCGCCAGACTGA
- a CDS encoding M28 family metallopeptidase, producing the protein MKSLLPLGLVLLTACSQGGQTAATAPSPDFNEARFRNDIKILSSDAFEGRAPTTAGEKLTLDYLTTAFKAAGLKGANNGSFLQSVPMVTYNASEQQAIRLGNLHPAYRKDIVLGSRHNNQGVEISKAPLVFVGYGIKAPEYDWDDYAGLDMQGKIAVILVNDPGFAAPESGKFKGKAMTYYGRWSYKFEEASRQGALGAIIIHDTAPASYPWSVIENSWTGPQQDLADANQTDGRIQVEGWMTLDTARALFDGAGLSLDTLSQQAALTPGNHDLKQSADIAFANSATFTDSYNLVATLPGTDRADEHILFTAHWDHIGKDDSRDGDKIYNGALDNASGTAGIVEIARQFAALDAMGFKNRRSITFIATTGEEQGLLGSRYYAANPLFPIDKTIAVLNLDSTNVFGRTKDFTIVGKGQSQLEDYLVAAAKAQGREAVAEKNPASGGFFRSDHFSFAKLGVPASFAGGGSIPLDDATAAYKTEMQLKMKGCYHNVCDEYRADWDLSGALQDLAIYYDVARTLANNEHRPGYYQKSEFYPLRPAN; encoded by the coding sequence ATGAAATCACTGCTCCCTCTGGGACTTGTGCTGCTGACCGCCTGCAGCCAGGGCGGCCAGACTGCCGCTACGGCACCGTCGCCGGATTTTAATGAGGCACGTTTCAGGAACGACATCAAAATCCTCTCTTCTGACGCCTTCGAAGGCCGTGCCCCAACCACCGCCGGTGAAAAGCTTACTCTCGACTACCTCACCACTGCCTTTAAAGCCGCCGGACTCAAAGGCGCCAACAATGGCAGCTTTTTACAAAGCGTGCCCATGGTGACCTACAACGCCTCTGAACAGCAGGCGATTCGCCTCGGCAATCTTCATCCTGCGTACCGTAAAGACATAGTGCTCGGCAGCCGCCACAACAATCAGGGCGTGGAGATAAGCAAGGCACCACTGGTGTTTGTGGGCTATGGCATCAAGGCGCCTGAATACGACTGGGACGATTATGCAGGCCTGGATATGCAGGGAAAAATTGCGGTCATTCTGGTGAACGACCCCGGATTTGCCGCACCCGAATCCGGCAAGTTCAAGGGCAAGGCCATGACCTACTACGGCCGCTGGAGCTATAAATTTGAAGAAGCGAGCCGCCAGGGTGCCCTTGGCGCCATCATCATTCATGACACTGCACCCGCATCTTACCCCTGGTCTGTGATTGAAAACAGCTGGACCGGGCCACAGCAGGATCTGGCAGATGCCAATCAAACTGATGGCAGAATACAAGTGGAAGGTTGGATGACCCTGGACACCGCCAGGGCGCTCTTTGACGGAGCAGGTTTATCACTGGACACCCTGAGCCAACAAGCCGCACTGACACCGGGTAACCACGACTTAAAGCAAAGTGCAGATATCGCCTTTGCCAACAGCGCCACCTTTACCGACAGTTATAATCTGGTGGCGACCCTGCCGGGCACCGACAGAGCCGACGAGCATATCCTTTTTACCGCCCACTGGGACCACATCGGCAAAGACGACAGTCGCGACGGCGATAAAATCTATAATGGTGCCCTCGACAACGCCTCCGGTACCGCAGGTATAGTGGAAATCGCCAGACAGTTTGCGGCGCTGGATGCCATGGGCTTTAAAAACCGCCGCTCCATCACCTTTATCGCTACCACGGGTGAAGAGCAGGGTCTGCTGGGCTCAAGGTACTACGCTGCCAATCCGCTGTTTCCCATCGACAAGACCATTGCGGTGCTGAATCTGGACTCAACCAATGTGTTTGGCCGTACCAAGGACTTTACCATTGTGGGGAAAGGCCAATCCCAGCTGGAAGACTATCTTGTCGCCGCGGCCAAAGCCCAGGGACGGGAAGCAGTTGCCGAAAAGAATCCGGCCTCTGGCGGTTTCTTTCGCTCCGATCACTTCAGCTTTGCCAAGCTCGGCGTTCCGGCATCCTTCGCCGGTGGCGGCAGTATCCCACTGGACGATGCCACTGCCGCTTATAAGACCGAGATGCAGCTGAAAATGAAAGGCTGCTACCACAATGTATGCGATGAGTATCGCGCCGATTGGGACTTATCCGGCGCCTTGCAGGACTTGGCCATCTATTACGATGTCGCAAGAACCCTGGCCAACAATGAACACAGGCCCGGCTATTATCAAAAGAGCGAGTTTTATCCGTTAAGACCCGCCAATTAA
- a CDS encoding DUF2986 domain-containing protein, whose product MNRRQALIKKMAKRTKARENKKEKPNAGATKDRYISKAERAKLEAEAQAAEVKLADASSSETDIDADVIDADVAAGTGN is encoded by the coding sequence ATGAACAGAAGACAGGCACTGATAAAGAAAATGGCCAAACGCACCAAGGCCAGAGAAAACAAGAAAGAAAAGCCCAACGCAGGTGCGACAAAAGACAGATATATCTCCAAAGCTGAGCGCGCCAAACTGGAAGCAGAAGCACAGGCAGCTGAGGTAAAGCTTGCTGACGCATCGAGCAGTGAAACTGATATTGATGCCGATGTTATTGATGCCGACGTTGCCGCTGGTACAGGCAACTGA
- the asnB gene encoding asparagine synthase B, producing MCSIFAILDIQSDASAMRQVALEMSKLLRHRGPDWSGIYADDHAVLAHERLAIVDIEHGAQPLISEDGSLVLAVNGEIYNHKELKAELGDKYSYQTNSDCEVILALYQEYGSDFLDKLNGIFAFVLYDKAKGSYLIGRDHIGIIPLYTGRDAKGNFYVASEMKALVPVCKTVETFAPGHYLSSADAAPVRYYQRDWQAFDAVADNEASVEELRAALEAAVKRQLMSDVPYGVLLSGGLDSSIVSAITQTFAKRRIEDNDESEAWWPQLHSFAVGLKGSPDLAASRKVADAIGTIHHEIHFTFQEGLDAIKDVIYHLETYDVTTIRAATPMYLMARKIKAMGIKMVLSGEGADELFGGYLYFHKAPNPQAFHEELVRKLDKLHLFDCLRANKAMAAWGLEARVPFLDKEFMDVAMRLNPAAKMSGKGKIEKHILREAFEHKLPAEIAWRQKEQFSDGVGYSWIDGLKEQAAAKVDDLQLANARFRFPHNTPETKEAYFYRCFFEELFPLESAALTVPGGKSVACSTPEALAWDASLQGIIDPSGRAVREVHAQSY from the coding sequence ATGTGTTCCATATTTGCCATTCTCGATATCCAATCCGATGCCAGTGCCATGCGCCAGGTGGCATTGGAAATGTCCAAACTGCTGCGTCACCGTGGCCCCGACTGGTCAGGTATTTACGCCGACGACCACGCCGTGCTGGCCCATGAGCGTCTTGCCATTGTCGACATTGAACATGGCGCCCAGCCACTTATCAGTGAAGATGGCAGCCTGGTACTGGCGGTGAATGGTGAAATCTACAACCACAAAGAACTCAAGGCAGAGCTTGGGGACAAGTACAGCTACCAGACCAACAGCGACTGCGAAGTCATACTCGCGCTGTATCAGGAATACGGCAGTGACTTTCTCGACAAACTCAACGGCATCTTCGCATTCGTACTCTATGACAAGGCCAAGGGCAGCTACCTGATTGGCCGCGACCACATAGGCATCATTCCGCTCTACACCGGCCGTGACGCCAAGGGTAACTTTTATGTGGCCTCAGAAATGAAGGCACTGGTACCCGTGTGCAAAACCGTCGAAACCTTTGCCCCCGGCCACTATCTGTCTAGCGCAGACGCTGCGCCGGTGCGTTACTATCAGCGCGATTGGCAAGCCTTTGATGCAGTGGCCGACAACGAGGCCAGTGTCGAGGAACTTCGCGCCGCACTGGAAGCGGCGGTCAAGCGCCAGCTGATGTCTGACGTACCCTACGGTGTATTGCTGTCCGGCGGCCTGGACTCGTCCATCGTGTCGGCCATCACCCAAACCTTTGCCAAGCGCCGCATCGAAGACAACGATGAGAGCGAAGCCTGGTGGCCACAGCTGCACTCCTTCGCGGTGGGTCTCAAGGGCTCGCCGGACTTGGCGGCCTCCCGCAAGGTAGCCGATGCTATTGGCACCATACACCACGAAATTCATTTCACCTTTCAGGAAGGGCTGGATGCCATCAAGGACGTGATTTATCACCTGGAAACCTATGATGTGACCACCATACGTGCCGCCACGCCAATGTACCTGATGGCCCGTAAAATCAAGGCCATGGGCATCAAGATGGTACTCTCTGGCGAAGGCGCTGATGAGCTGTTTGGCGGCTACCTGTATTTCCACAAGGCGCCAAACCCGCAGGCCTTCCACGAAGAGTTGGTGCGTAAACTGGACAAGCTGCACCTGTTCGACTGCCTGCGTGCCAACAAAGCCATGGCGGCCTGGGGTCTGGAGGCGCGCGTCCCCTTCCTCGACAAGGAATTTATGGATGTGGCCATGCGTTTAAACCCTGCGGCCAAGATGTCCGGTAAGGGCAAAATCGAGAAACACATTCTGCGTGAAGCCTTCGAACACAAGCTGCCCGCGGAAATTGCCTGGCGCCAGAAGGAACAGTTCAGTGATGGTGTGGGTTACAGCTGGATTGACGGTCTCAAGGAGCAGGCTGCGGCTAAAGTGGATGACTTGCAGCTTGCCAACGCCCGCTTCCGCTTCCCGCACAACACCCCGGAAACCAAGGAAGCCTACTTCTACCGCTGCTTCTTTGAAGAGCTGTTCCCGCTGGAGTCAGCGGCCCTTACGGTTCCCGGTGGCAAGAGCGTAGCCTGCTCGACGCCTGAGGCTTTGGCCTGGGATGCCAGCCTGCAAGGGATTATCGACCCCTCCGGACGCGCCGTGCGCGAAGTGCACGCCCAAAGCTACTGA
- a CDS encoding GNAT family N-acetyltransferase codes for MQIRLASDKDLDNLVPLFNAYRQSLGSVSDPTGVREFLSARLAENDSVIFVAMDEHNAVGFIQLYPSYSSLHLKPLWYFDDSYVTPAYRDHGVADLLADKAMELAGETDVLCVRRTLVDANTSVVLDTETGDRSIYQVLAER; via the coding sequence ATGCAAATACGTTTAGCCTCCGACAAGGATCTCGACAACCTTGTTCCCCTGTTTAACGCCTACCGCCAGAGCCTTGGCTCTGTGTCCGACCCCACTGGCGTGCGCGAGTTTCTCTCAGCGCGTCTGGCCGAAAATGATTCTGTGATTTTCGTCGCCATGGACGAGCACAACGCGGTGGGATTCATTCAGCTTTATCCTTCTTACTCGTCGTTGCACCTTAAACCGCTGTGGTATTTCGATGACAGCTATGTCACCCCGGCCTATCGCGATCACGGTGTTGCCGATTTGCTCGCAGACAAAGCCATGGAGCTTGCCGGTGAAACTGATGTCCTGTGTGTGCGCCGCACTCTGGTGGATGCCAATACTTCGGTCGTGCTGGATACAGAAACCGGCGATCGCAGTATCTATCAGGTACTTGCCGAACGTTGA